The following proteins are co-located in the Candidatus Deferrimicrobiaceae bacterium genome:
- a CDS encoding carboxypeptidase-like regulatory domain-containing protein gives MMSVSRRILVLLIAAGCSLFLYACGGSSPGASGASVSGIVYAPNGIDPMPGAQVRVVPAGASGAPAPFAILNTAPVSAETTTGPDGSFSITGLKPGSYSLVVTQGQFGKSSILTVGENTLTEIPPGQTTLPGTSAGETDVAPRVAVVTGEWDEMANVLAKFGMGQVDAQGTLLLGTEKFDLYLGNSSRPVWNEEWQDFSWDPYPEGYPTDNVLYANLASLRRYDVIVINCGANQEWLSAPGEPGVKSNLREYVRLGGRLYVTDRGNNFVEQAFPEFIRFQEGGDTVPSVPEPLDAAWVGLGGITTDAAVRDASLAAWLGGLGALNDNGALHVEDFLGGWAVIGAPEPTTEGGKVKVWVEGQVTIQVLDPQGSGSYVEVDAGIRPLTVSFPFGQGTVIYTSYHTAGMPHLGFTPQERVLEYLLLL, from the coding sequence ATGATGTCCGTTTCCCGCCGCATCCTTGTCCTTCTGATCGCCGCCGGCTGTTCCTTGTTCCTGTACGCCTGCGGCGGGTCGTCGCCCGGCGCTTCCGGCGCATCGGTGAGCGGCATCGTCTACGCCCCCAACGGCATCGACCCGATGCCGGGAGCCCAGGTCCGGGTCGTTCCGGCCGGCGCATCCGGCGCTCCCGCGCCCTTCGCGATCCTGAACACGGCCCCGGTTTCCGCCGAAACTACGACCGGCCCCGACGGAAGCTTCTCGATCACGGGGCTCAAGCCGGGAAGCTACAGCCTGGTCGTCACCCAGGGACAGTTCGGGAAATCTTCCATTCTGACGGTGGGCGAAAATACATTGACGGAAATTCCCCCCGGCCAGACGACGCTGCCCGGTACCAGTGCCGGGGAGACCGATGTCGCTCCGCGGGTCGCGGTCGTGACAGGCGAATGGGACGAAATGGCCAACGTGCTGGCCAAGTTCGGCATGGGGCAGGTCGACGCACAAGGGACCCTCCTCCTCGGCACCGAGAAGTTCGACCTGTACCTTGGGAACTCCAGTCGCCCCGTCTGGAACGAGGAATGGCAGGACTTTTCCTGGGACCCCTACCCCGAAGGCTACCCGACCGACAACGTTCTCTACGCGAATCTCGCATCCTTGCGGCGGTATGACGTCATCGTGATCAACTGCGGCGCGAACCAGGAATGGCTCTCGGCGCCTGGCGAACCCGGGGTCAAATCGAACCTCAGGGAATATGTCCGGCTCGGCGGACGCCTCTACGTGACCGACCGCGGAAACAACTTCGTCGAGCAGGCGTTCCCCGAATTCATCCGCTTCCAGGAGGGCGGCGACACCGTCCCCTCCGTCCCGGAACCGCTCGACGCGGCCTGGGTCGGGCTGGGCGGGATCACGACCGACGCCGCCGTGCGCGACGCCTCACTGGCGGCCTGGCTGGGGGGACTCGGAGCGCTCAACGACAACGGGGCGCTGCACGTCGAGGACTTTCTGGGGGGATGGGCGGTCATTGGAGCGCCTGAACCGACGACGGAGGGAGGCAAAGTCAAGGTTTGGGTCGAGGGACAGGTGACGATCCAGGTGCTCGATCCGCAAGGCAGCGGCAGTTACGTGGAGGTCGATGCCGGGATTCGCCCACTGACCGTGTCGTTCCCGTTCGGGCAGGGAACCGTGATCTACACGTCCTATCACACGGCCGGCATGCCGCACCTCGGCTTCACACCGCAAGAGCGGGTGCTGGAATACCTGCTGCTCCTTTAG
- a CDS encoding heavy metal translocating P-type ATPase, with product MRNRRMVDPVPGMPARARKDLTRDTFAVEGMSCASCVARVERALVKVPGVVSASVNLATKSASVDYAPGTADPAAFRAAVEEAGYTVPLPVPDEDPVVRLERMQAEEEGALLLRLKAGAALAVPLLLFSHLEMFAGHAAMRLSPFAANLLQLALATPVQFWVGARFYRGAWAAARHATTDMNTLVALGTSVAWLYSAVVTFFPAAVVPAGTEGHVYFDTSATIVVLILLGRWFEARAKGRTSEAVRKLVGLVPKSARVVRDGVEHDVPLESVRAGETLVVRPGEKVPVDGDVTDGSGAVDESMLTGEPLPVDKRVGGAVTGGTINLNGRLVIRATRVGRDTVLARIVAMVQAAQGSKPPIGRLADRIASWFVPVVLAIAGATFLAWYLLGPEPRLMWALLDMIAVLIIACPCALGLATPTSIMVATGKGAELGILVRDGAALETAHRVDTVLLDKTGTVTSGKPALTTISCPPAGTFRGEAGEAQLLRLAASAESGSEHPLAAAIVRGAAARGIAIATPGDFESVAGRGIRATVEGQVVLAGTADWLEQGGVDPSGLLADAAELAETGATAVLVAVDSRAAGVMAIADPIKPGAPAAIATLKKMGLDVVLLTGDNRRTALSIAKQAGIGTVRAGLLPDGKAEAVRAFQADGHVVAMVGDGINDAPALAQADVGMAIGTGTDIAIESGDIVLMGGDLAGVAAAMKLSRATIRNIAQNLFWAFAYNVLLIPVAAGALFPFFGIRLNPIMAAAAMGLSSVTVVTNALRLRRFKP from the coding sequence ATGAGGAACCGTCGCATGGTCGACCCGGTCCCGGGCATGCCCGCCAGGGCGAGGAAGGATTTGACGCGGGACACCTTCGCCGTTGAGGGGATGTCGTGTGCTTCGTGCGTCGCACGGGTCGAGCGGGCGCTCGTCAAGGTGCCGGGCGTCGTCTCGGCGTCTGTCAACCTGGCGACGAAATCGGCCTCGGTCGACTACGCGCCGGGGACCGCCGATCCCGCCGCGTTCCGCGCGGCCGTCGAGGAGGCGGGCTACACCGTGCCCCTCCCGGTTCCCGACGAGGACCCGGTCGTGCGGCTCGAGCGGATGCAGGCCGAGGAGGAAGGCGCGCTGCTTCTCCGGCTGAAGGCCGGCGCTGCGCTCGCCGTCCCGCTGCTTCTTTTCTCCCATCTCGAAATGTTCGCGGGGCACGCGGCGATGCGGTTGTCCCCCTTCGCGGCCAACCTGCTCCAGCTGGCGCTGGCGACGCCGGTCCAGTTCTGGGTCGGCGCCCGCTTCTACCGGGGGGCGTGGGCCGCCGCGCGCCACGCCACGACCGACATGAACACCCTGGTGGCGCTGGGGACGAGCGTCGCCTGGCTCTACAGCGCCGTGGTCACCTTCTTCCCGGCGGCGGTCGTGCCGGCCGGGACCGAGGGGCATGTCTATTTCGATACTTCGGCCACGATCGTCGTGCTCATCCTGCTGGGGCGCTGGTTCGAGGCACGCGCCAAGGGACGGACGTCCGAGGCGGTGCGGAAGCTGGTCGGCCTGGTGCCGAAGAGCGCCCGCGTCGTGCGCGACGGCGTCGAGCACGACGTGCCGCTCGAGAGCGTCCGCGCGGGGGAGACGCTGGTCGTCCGTCCCGGCGAAAAAGTGCCGGTTGACGGCGACGTGACCGACGGATCGGGCGCGGTGGACGAGTCGATGCTCACGGGAGAGCCGCTTCCCGTCGACAAGCGGGTAGGCGGCGCGGTGACCGGCGGGACGATCAACCTCAACGGACGCCTGGTGATCCGGGCCACCCGCGTCGGGCGCGACACGGTGCTCGCCCGCATCGTCGCGATGGTCCAGGCCGCACAGGGGAGCAAGCCGCCCATCGGCCGGCTGGCCGACCGGATCGCATCCTGGTTCGTTCCCGTCGTGCTGGCCATCGCGGGCGCGACCTTTCTCGCCTGGTATCTCCTGGGCCCCGAGCCCCGCCTGATGTGGGCGCTGCTCGACATGATCGCGGTGCTGATCATCGCCTGTCCCTGCGCCCTGGGGCTCGCAACACCGACGTCGATCATGGTGGCCACGGGGAAGGGGGCCGAGTTGGGGATCCTGGTGCGGGACGGCGCGGCGCTCGAGACGGCGCACCGGGTCGATACGGTGCTGCTCGACAAGACGGGCACGGTGACTTCGGGTAAGCCCGCGCTCACGACGATCAGTTGCCCCCCGGCGGGCACTTTCCGGGGCGAGGCAGGGGAGGCGCAGTTGCTCCGCCTTGCGGCCTCCGCCGAAAGCGGCTCGGAACATCCGCTGGCTGCGGCTATCGTCCGCGGCGCCGCGGCGCGCGGCATCGCGATCGCGACGCCCGGGGATTTCGAATCCGTGGCGGGGCGCGGCATCCGGGCGACGGTCGAGGGGCAGGTTGTGCTGGCCGGGACGGCGGACTGGCTCGAGCAGGGGGGCGTCGATCCCTCCGGCCTGCTAGCCGATGCGGCGGAATTGGCGGAGACGGGCGCCACCGCCGTGCTCGTGGCCGTCGACAGTCGTGCGGCCGGGGTGATGGCGATCGCCGACCCGATCAAGCCCGGCGCCCCGGCGGCGATCGCGACGCTCAAGAAGATGGGGCTCGACGTCGTCCTGCTTACCGGCGACAACCGCCGGACCGCGCTGTCGATCGCGAAACAGGCGGGCATCGGTACGGTGCGGGCGGGGCTTCTTCCCGACGGGAAGGCCGAGGCGGTGCGCGCGTTCCAGGCGGACGGGCACGTCGTCGCGATGGTGGGCGACGGCATCAACGACGCGCCGGCGCTGGCGCAGGCCGATGTCGGCATGGCGATCGGCACCGGCACCGACATCGCGATCGAGTCGGGCGACATCGTGCTGATGGGGGGCGACCTGGCCGGCGTCGCGGCCGCCATGAAACTGAGCCGCGCCACGATCCGCAACATCGCGCAGAACCTGTTCTGGGCGTTCGCCTACAACGTCCTGCTCATCCCGGTCGCGGCCGGCGCCCTGTTCCCTTTCTTCGGCATCCGGCTCAACCCGATCATGGCCGCCGCCGCGATGGGGCTCTCGTCGGTGACGGTCGTCACGAACGCGTTGCGGCTGCGCCGATTCAAGCCGTGA
- a CDS encoding M48 family metallopeptidase yields the protein MKTDYEPIRVLEEATLLSHLEEVFNAPAVSSLLAFKDKIDKDNLLASVMKGYHFPLSEKFGGELHTICREVAKQLALDDLNVEYYVCNSPETNAYALFNHNEGEPHYVVLHSGLIDKLEPDELRFVIGHELGHLVYRHSVLYRVMELIYPNFEDLPPFLQGIHDLWRKLGEISADRLGLLAVRALEPALSAMFKMSSGLSMGYFKMDPKAYLEMIDDLMADMEKTGERVFESHPANPVRVKALELFFHSRTWADWTGGRKPRRDKALEAKLEDAIAVLRKTPRVEREKSELLFLASAGYILMTCDEDANEDEYTYLLNLLSYYYFWPAAYLEGYFEEKDPKKLQKTMAKSAARIVKEYPQSTRTMLQALIPLLTRDKRLDQRELDMLFKIAEKHLQIPHAEVVDLILAGLVENFRPMT from the coding sequence ATGAAAACCGATTACGAACCGATCCGCGTCCTGGAAGAGGCGACGCTCCTGTCTCACCTCGAAGAGGTCTTCAACGCGCCGGCCGTCAGCTCGCTGCTGGCGTTCAAGGACAAGATCGACAAGGACAACCTGCTCGCCAGCGTGATGAAGGGATACCATTTCCCGCTGTCCGAAAAGTTCGGAGGGGAACTTCACACCATCTGCCGGGAGGTGGCGAAGCAGCTCGCACTTGATGACCTGAACGTTGAGTATTATGTATGCAACAGCCCGGAAACAAACGCATATGCCCTGTTCAACCATAACGAGGGCGAACCGCACTACGTTGTCCTGCATTCCGGGCTGATCGACAAGCTCGAGCCGGACGAGTTGCGCTTCGTCATCGGACACGAACTGGGGCATCTGGTTTACCGGCACTCGGTCCTGTACCGGGTGATGGAACTTATCTATCCCAATTTCGAGGACTTGCCGCCATTCCTTCAAGGGATACATGACCTCTGGAGGAAGCTGGGAGAGATCTCGGCCGACCGGCTGGGGCTGCTGGCCGTCCGCGCCCTCGAGCCGGCGCTGTCGGCGATGTTCAAGATGTCCTCGGGGCTTTCGATGGGCTACTTCAAGATGGACCCGAAGGCTTATCTCGAGATGATCGACGACCTGATGGCCGACATGGAGAAGACGGGCGAGCGCGTCTTCGAATCGCATCCCGCCAACCCGGTCCGCGTGAAGGCGCTCGAACTCTTTTTCCATTCGCGCACCTGGGCCGACTGGACCGGGGGGCGAAAGCCTAGGCGCGACAAGGCGCTCGAGGCGAAACTCGAGGACGCAATCGCGGTCCTGCGCAAGACGCCGCGCGTCGAGCGGGAAAAGTCGGAGCTTCTGTTTCTCGCGTCGGCCGGCTATATCCTCATGACGTGCGACGAGGATGCGAACGAGGACGAATACACCTACCTTCTCAACCTGCTTTCGTACTATTACTTCTGGCCCGCGGCCTACCTGGAGGGCTATTTCGAGGAGAAGGACCCGAAGAAGCTCCAGAAGACGATGGCGAAGAGCGCGGCGCGCATCGTCAAGGAATACCCCCAGTCGACTCGCACGATGCTGCAGGCGCTGATTCCTCTGCTGACCCGCGACAAGCGGCTAGACCAGCGCGAGCTCGACATGCTCTTCAAGATCGCCGAGAAGCACCTGCAGATCCCGCACGCCGAGGTGGTCGACCTGATCCTCGCAGGGCTGGTCGAGAACTTCCGGCCGATGACGTAA
- a CDS encoding 4-oxalocrotonate tautomerase family protein, which yields MPYVNIRITREGATSEQKAALIKGATQLLVDVLGKNPATTVVVIDEVDTDNWGIGGESVTVRRKSGK from the coding sequence ATGCCTTACGTCAATATCAGGATCACGCGCGAGGGCGCGACCTCCGAGCAGAAGGCCGCGCTCATCAAGGGCGCGACGCAGCTGCTGGTCGACGTGCTGGGGAAGAATCCCGCCACGACCGTGGTCGTCATCGACGAGGTCGACACCGACAACTGGGGCATCGGCGGCGAAAGCGTCACCGTGCGACGGAAATCGGGGAAATAA
- a CDS encoding aldo/keto reductase: MEEFAVREVPRLGRKLFRLGLSGTFNLDEDGCREALERVQYVFWTPRMKSLTPALRDALARDRERYVVSAGPLFGYFPGAVRRGVEKALRTLGTDHLDVLQLYWLGKMSAFTGPVQEEMLRLREEGKVCALGVSIHDRPRAGRLAEHSMLDLLMIRYNAAHPGAEQDIFPHLAQHRPAIVAYTATAWRKLLTLPKGRTGRVPTAGDCYRFCLTNPHVDLVLTAPRTVAELRENLAAVDGGPLDPDEMAFMRDFGRAVHG; this comes from the coding sequence ATGGAAGAATTCGCGGTTCGGGAAGTTCCGAGGCTTGGCCGGAAATTGTTCCGGCTGGGATTGTCCGGCACCTTCAACCTCGACGAGGACGGTTGCCGCGAGGCGCTAGAGCGGGTCCAGTATGTGTTCTGGACGCCGCGGATGAAAAGCCTGACCCCGGCGCTGCGCGATGCGCTGGCGCGCGACCGCGAGCGTTACGTCGTGTCGGCCGGCCCGCTCTTCGGCTATTTCCCGGGCGCCGTGCGGCGCGGCGTCGAAAAGGCGCTCCGGACGCTCGGCACCGACCACCTCGACGTCCTGCAGCTCTACTGGCTCGGGAAGATGTCCGCCTTCACCGGGCCGGTGCAGGAAGAGATGCTCCGGTTGCGCGAGGAGGGGAAGGTGTGCGCGCTGGGCGTCTCCATCCACGACCGGCCGCGTGCCGGGCGACTGGCGGAGCATTCGATGCTCGACCTCCTGATGATCCGCTACAACGCCGCGCACCCGGGCGCCGAGCAGGACATCTTCCCGCACCTCGCACAACATCGTCCCGCGATCGTCGCCTACACGGCGACCGCCTGGCGGAAGTTGCTGACGCTGCCCAAAGGGCGCACCGGAAGGGTGCCGACGGCCGGCGACTGCTACCGTTTTTGCCTGACGAACCCGCACGTCGACCTTGTCCTGACCGCCCCGCGCACCGTGGCCGAGCTGCGGGAAAATCTCGCGGCCGTCGACGGGGGGCCACTCGACCCGGACGAGATGGCGTTCATGCGCGACTTCGGGCGCGCGGTCCACGGGTAG
- a CDS encoding DUF1847 domain-containing protein, whose translation MTKKGIPAPPTCSKCGVVWQKSGASNCWSATPESAPPQPGNCPSKRDADLIDSSFEQYRGTTTDAKIAQVAARVEGLCYQPVPGSEAVNARWTRVEDTIAFAKLMGYRKIGIATCIGLLDESDRLAAILTAQGLEPMSICCKAGSIDKLELGIPESAKVRPGTFEPACNPIAQAKILNRAKTDMNIIVGLCIGHDMLFAKYSKAPVTTLVVKDRVTNHNPAAVLYGQNFYYKRLQKLPVIVPE comes from the coding sequence ATGACGAAAAAAGGGATCCCGGCTCCGCCGACCTGCTCGAAGTGCGGCGTCGTGTGGCAGAAGTCGGGAGCGTCGAACTGCTGGAGTGCGACCCCCGAAAGCGCGCCCCCGCAACCGGGCAACTGCCCGTCGAAGCGCGACGCCGACCTCATCGATTCGTCGTTCGAGCAGTACCGGGGGACGACGACGGATGCGAAAATCGCGCAGGTCGCGGCGCGGGTCGAGGGGTTGTGCTATCAGCCCGTCCCGGGCAGCGAAGCGGTCAACGCCCGCTGGACCCGGGTCGAGGACACGATCGCCTTCGCGAAGCTGATGGGGTACCGGAAGATCGGCATCGCCACCTGCATCGGGCTGCTCGACGAGAGCGACCGGCTGGCCGCGATCCTCACGGCGCAGGGGCTCGAACCGATGAGCATCTGCTGCAAGGCGGGCAGCATCGACAAGCTCGAGCTGGGGATCCCGGAATCCGCCAAGGTGAGGCCGGGCACGTTCGAGCCGGCGTGCAACCCGATCGCGCAGGCGAAGATCCTCAACCGGGCGAAGACGGACATGAACATCATCGTCGGGCTGTGCATCGGGCACGATATGCTGTTCGCGAAATATTCGAAGGCGCCCGTGACCACGCTCGTGGTCAAGGACCGGGTGACGAACCACAACCCGGCCGCGGTGCTCTACGGCCAGAACTTCTACTACAAGCGGCTGCAGAAGCTGCCGGTGATCGTGCCGGAATAA